The following are encoded together in the Iodobacter fluviatilis genome:
- the putA gene encoding trifunctional transcriptional regulator/proline dehydrogenase/L-glutamate gamma-semialdehyde dehydrogenase has translation MASTTLGIKVDDALRARIKTAAQQMDRTPHWLIKQSIFAYLQQVEQGARPLELAQDGEALPVLDDADGVETNLPFLELAQSIAVQSVLRSAITSAYRRPEAECLPVLVEQAKMPNAQMAEQTQALAYKLVAALRAKRTGGGVEGLIHEFSLSSQEGVALMCLAEALLRIPDRATRDVLIRDKVSKGDWHAHLGQSPSLFVNAASWGLMLTGKLVATNSEAGLSSALTRMIGKGGEPLIRKGVDMAMRLMGEQFVTGETIAEALANSRKFEARGFRYSYDMLGEAATTAEDAKRYYAAYEQAIHAIGKASAGRGIYEGPGISIKLSALHPRYSRAQQDRVTAELLPSVLALARLARRYDIGLNIDAEEADRLEISLDLLEAMCFDEELAGWNGIGFVIQAYQKRAPHVIDYVIDLARRSGHRLMIRLVKGAYWDSEIKRAQVDGLEDYPVYTRKVYTDVSYLACAQKLLATPDAVYPQFATHNAQTLSAIYHLAGQNYYPGQYEFQCLHGMGEPLYEEVTAREKLGRPCRVYAPVGSHETLLAYLVRRLLENGANSSFVNRIADENVAIEELIVDPIVQATAVIPAFAPHDKIPLPRFLFGLNRLNSSGLDLSNEHRLASLSAALLAGANSEWLALPMLGITAEPDVSRKQAVKNPADHQDIVGHVIEADEADVAAAFMYAANIGPIWQATSVAERAACLNRAAQMLESGMQPLLGLIVREAGKSLPNAIAEVREAVDFLRYYAQQIEQDFANDSHRPLGPIVCISPWNFPLAIFIGQVAAALAAGNPVLAKPAEQTPLIAAEAVRILRAAGVPAGAVQLLPGRGETVGSALISDARCSGVMFTGSTQVARLIASNLAQRLDKDGRTIPLIAETGGQNCMIVDSSALAEQVVGDVLMSAFDSAGQRCSALRVLCLQEEAADHILHMLKGAMQELHIGNPDSLSVDVGPVIDAEAQQNIAAHIAAFKSRGAEVLALPLPAACQQGTFIAPTLIEISSLAELKQEIFGPVLHVVRYRREALDQLIDDINGTGFGLTFGVHTRIDETIAHVVGKVQAGNVYVNRNVIGAVVGVQPFGGEGLSGTGPKAGGPLYLPRLLSRRPVQTLPGDQAALAPLLAYHDHLQASQQTEAAARCSRYLAGSGLGANLYLPGPTGERNRYLLHPRGPVLCIAASEQGAIAQFSAALASGNQAVFIAHSLAQALYDSLPNPLKSRLTLKSTLEEAGDVGAVLFEGDSDALAKINRQIAELAGPILQVQGLSSAALAAGEDFDLARLLAERSISVNTAAAGGNASLMSIS, from the coding sequence ATGGCCAGTACAACGCTAGGAATTAAAGTAGATGATGCTTTACGCGCGCGGATTAAAACTGCCGCTCAGCAAATGGATAGAACGCCGCATTGGTTGATTAAACAATCTATTTTTGCCTACTTGCAGCAGGTAGAGCAGGGCGCTCGCCCGCTGGAGCTGGCGCAAGATGGCGAAGCGCTGCCCGTGCTGGATGATGCAGATGGTGTTGAAACGAATCTCCCTTTCCTAGAGCTGGCCCAAAGCATTGCGGTACAAAGTGTTTTACGCTCTGCCATCACCTCGGCTTATCGCCGCCCAGAAGCCGAATGCCTGCCGGTGCTGGTTGAACAAGCCAAAATGCCGAATGCGCAAATGGCGGAGCAAACTCAAGCACTCGCGTATAAATTGGTGGCGGCATTACGCGCCAAGCGCACCGGTGGCGGCGTTGAAGGCTTGATCCACGAATTCTCTTTATCTAGCCAAGAAGGCGTGGCACTGATGTGCTTGGCCGAAGCCCTGCTGCGGATTCCTGACCGTGCTACACGGGATGTATTGATCAGAGATAAAGTCAGCAAGGGCGATTGGCATGCTCACCTTGGCCAATCGCCTTCTTTGTTTGTAAACGCGGCGAGCTGGGGGCTGATGCTGACCGGTAAATTGGTTGCAACCAATAGCGAGGCGGGCTTATCTTCTGCACTGACCCGTATGATTGGTAAGGGTGGCGAGCCGTTGATCCGTAAGGGCGTCGATATGGCGATGCGTTTGATGGGTGAGCAGTTTGTAACTGGCGAAACCATTGCCGAAGCGCTGGCCAATAGCCGTAAATTTGAAGCCCGTGGCTTTAGATATTCTTACGATATGCTGGGTGAAGCGGCCACCACTGCGGAAGATGCCAAGCGCTATTACGCCGCTTATGAGCAAGCCATTCATGCCATTGGCAAGGCATCCGCTGGCCGTGGTATCTACGAAGGCCCAGGTATTTCGATTAAGCTTTCTGCGTTGCATCCACGTTATTCGCGTGCTCAGCAAGACCGCGTAACTGCCGAACTATTGCCCAGCGTGCTTGCGCTAGCCCGCTTGGCTCGCCGTTACGATATCGGCTTAAATATTGATGCCGAAGAAGCCGACCGCTTAGAAATCTCGCTCGATTTGCTAGAAGCCATGTGCTTTGATGAGGAGCTGGCTGGCTGGAATGGGATTGGCTTTGTGATTCAGGCTTACCAAAAACGTGCCCCGCATGTGATTGATTATGTGATCGATTTGGCGCGTCGCAGCGGCCACCGCCTGATGATTCGCTTAGTGAAAGGTGCGTATTGGGATAGCGAAATCAAGCGTGCGCAAGTGGATGGGTTAGAAGACTATCCGGTATATACCCGTAAGGTTTATACCGATGTATCTTACCTAGCGTGTGCTCAAAAACTACTGGCCACGCCAGATGCGGTATATCCACAGTTTGCAACGCATAATGCCCAAACGCTCTCGGCGATTTATCATCTGGCAGGACAAAATTACTATCCAGGCCAGTATGAATTCCAATGTCTGCACGGCATGGGCGAGCCTCTATACGAAGAAGTCACCGCGCGTGAAAAGCTGGGCCGCCCATGCCGTGTGTATGCGCCGGTGGGCAGCCATGAAACGCTGCTGGCCTACTTGGTGCGCCGCCTCTTAGAAAACGGTGCCAATAGCTCGTTTGTAAACCGGATCGCTGATGAAAACGTGGCGATTGAAGAGCTGATTGTGGATCCTATCGTGCAAGCTACGGCGGTGATCCCTGCCTTTGCCCCACACGATAAAATCCCTTTGCCACGCTTTTTATTTGGGCTCAATCGGCTGAATTCTAGTGGTTTGGATTTATCTAATGAGCATAGATTAGCGTCGCTTTCTGCGGCGCTGCTGGCTGGCGCGAATAGTGAATGGTTAGCGCTGCCCATGTTAGGGATTACGGCTGAGCCGGATGTATCACGTAAGCAAGCCGTTAAAAATCCTGCAGATCATCAAGATATTGTTGGTCATGTGATTGAAGCGGATGAGGCAGATGTGGCCGCCGCCTTTATGTACGCCGCCAATATTGGCCCAATTTGGCAAGCCACATCGGTGGCCGAGCGCGCTGCCTGCCTAAACCGCGCGGCGCAAATGCTTGAATCGGGAATGCAGCCGCTCTTGGGGCTGATTGTGCGCGAAGCGGGTAAATCTTTGCCTAACGCGATCGCTGAAGTGCGTGAAGCAGTGGATTTCTTACGTTACTACGCGCAGCAAATTGAGCAAGACTTTGCTAACGATTCGCACCGCCCACTTGGCCCTATTGTATGCATCAGCCCATGGAATTTCCCGCTGGCGATCTTTATTGGTCAAGTGGCCGCCGCCTTAGCCGCAGGTAACCCTGTGTTGGCTAAGCCTGCTGAGCAAACGCCATTGATTGCTGCTGAAGCCGTGCGTATTTTGCGTGCCGCTGGCGTGCCAGCAGGCGCGGTGCAACTGCTACCAGGGCGTGGTGAAACCGTAGGTAGCGCCTTGATTTCTGACGCGCGTTGTAGCGGTGTGATGTTTACTGGTTCCACCCAAGTTGCACGCTTAATTGCCAGCAATCTGGCGCAGCGTTTAGACAAAGATGGCCGCACTATTCCGTTGATTGCGGAAACTGGCGGGCAGAACTGCATGATCGTCGATTCATCGGCGCTGGCAGAGCAGGTGGTCGGGGATGTGCTCATGTCGGCCTTTGATTCGGCAGGCCAACGCTGCTCGGCACTGCGCGTGTTGTGCTTGCAGGAAGAAGCCGCCGATCATATCTTGCATATGCTCAAAGGTGCGATGCAAGAGCTGCATATTGGTAATCCAGATTCGCTCAGCGTGGATGTAGGCCCAGTGATTGATGCAGAGGCTCAGCAAAATATTGCCGCGCATATCGCAGCATTTAAGAGCCGTGGTGCTGAAGTGCTGGCGCTACCATTACCCGCAGCTTGCCAGCAAGGCACATTTATCGCGCCAACGCTGATCGAAATCAGCAGCCTTGCCGAGCTGAAACAAGAAATATTTGGCCCCGTGCTGCATGTGGTTCGCTATCGCCGCGAAGCATTAGATCAATTGATTGACGATATCAATGGCACAGGCTTTGGCCTGACCTTTGGCGTGCACACACGCATCGATGAAACCATTGCCCATGTGGTTGGCAAGGTGCAAGCGGGTAATGTCTATGTAAACCGCAATGTAATTGGTGCTGTAGTTGGGGTGCAACCTTTTGGCGGCGAAGGCTTATCTGGTACTGGCCCTAAGGCGGGCGGGCCGCTTTATCTGCCGCGTTTATTATCACGCCGCCCAGTACAAACCTTGCCTGGTGATCAGGCCGCTCTTGCTCCACTGCTGGCTTATCACGATCACTTGCAAGCTAGCCAGCAAACCGAAGCAGCAGCGCGTTGCAGCCGTTATTTAGCAGGATCTGGCCTAGGGGCAAATCTTTATTTGCCCGGCCCAACGGGCGAGCGCAACCGCTATCTGCTGCATCCTCGCGGCCCTGTGCTCTGTATTGCAGCCAGTGAACAGGGGGCGATTGCACAATTTTCAGCAGCACTGGCCAGCGGCAATCAAGCGGTCTTTATTGCCCATTCCCTGGCGCAAGCACTGTACGATTCCTTACCGAATCCTCTGAAAAGCCGCTTAACTCTTAAATCTACACTTGAAGAAGCTGGGGATGTTGGGGCGGTATTGTTTGAGGGGGATAGCGATGCATTGGCTAAGATCAACCGCCAAATCGCCGAGTTGGCAGGCCCTATCTTACAAGTGCAAGGCTTATCTAGCGCGGCTTTGGCAGCGGGCGAAGATTTTGATCTAGCACGGCTCTTGGCAGAGCGCTCCATCAGCGTCAATACCGCAGCGGCAGGCGGTAATGCTAGCTTGATGAGCATTAGTTAA